One genomic segment of Mastomys coucha isolate ucsf_1 unplaced genomic scaffold, UCSF_Mcou_1 pScaffold22, whole genome shotgun sequence includes these proteins:
- the Meak7 gene encoding MTOR-associated protein MEAK7, with product MGNAKSLSGQKMDLRFLPEEQAEVDRLFAALSTSEGSVATRTFSLEALKRHVKEALPPAMLTRLYNGMRRVKPTDRVHGSCNNVSREQFATFLSQLLRGTCEEKGLMVTNMISAAEGPTKTRDVQKFTEDLVASVVHVLTHRCELRGWTCRKSAVLPDSMQAMVAQLLSEMKFQDGHQSLGPQCLDQICDQAMIEEWVFRVPQVGVFLSVIIHKGLCLLGSSFDLSTLVPERLVDQGRHFESILDVLSVIYLSSHLAQEHRHRWRLLFSTQLHGQSFSQLCSHITNQGPSLVVLEDRDGYIFGGFASCSWEVKPQFQGDNRCFLFSITPRMATHLHTGYNNHFMYLNCGQQTMPNGLGMGGQHHYFGLWLAADFGKGHSKAKPACTTYNSPQLSAQEDFLFDKMEVWGLGNLSETYEGKNKKSILDSNPEARCLLEISGLAGHSEGLREVPKNED from the exons ATGGGGAATGCCAAAAGCCTGTCCGGCCAGAAGATGGACTTAAGGTTCTTGCCCGAGGAGCAGGCTGAAGTGGACAGGCTGTTTGCTGCCCTGTCAACTAGTGAAGGCAGTGTGGCAACGAGGACATTCTCTCTGGAGGCACTGAAG AGGCATGTCAAGGAGGCCCTTCCCCCAGCGATGCTCACCAGACTATATAACGGCATGCGGAGGGTGAAGCCAACTGACAGGGTACACGGGAGCTGCAACAATGTTTCCAGGGAGCAGTTCGCTACATTCCTGTCCCAGCTGTTGAGAGGAACCTGTGAAGAGAAGGGCCTTATGGTTACGAACATGATCTCAGCTGCAGAGGGTCCTACCAAAACCAGAGATGTCCAGAAG TTCACAGAGGATCTGGTGGCCTCTGTGGTGCACGTGCTGACCCACCGGTGTGAGCTCCGAGGCTGGACCTGCAGGAAATCCGCCGTGCTCCCTGACAGTATGCAGGCGATGGTTGCCCAGCTCCTCTCCGAGATGAAGTTTCAAG atGGCCACCAGTCTCTGGGCCCTCAGTGCCTGGACCAGATCTGTGACCAAGCCATGATTGAGGAGTGGGTGTTCCGCGTCCCTCAAGTGGGCGTGTTTCTGAGTGTGATCATCCAcaagggcctgtgcctcctgggcTCATCCTTTGACCTGTCCACACTGGTCCCTGAGCGCCTCGTGGACCAAGGCAGGCACTTCGAGAGCATCCTGGATGTACTGTCTGTTATCTACCTGAGCTCCCACCTGGCCCAGGAGCATCGGCACCGCTGGCGCCTGCTGTTCTCCACACAGCTCCATGGGCAGAGCTTCTCCCAGCTCTGCAGCCACATCACAAACCAGGGGCCCAGCCTGGTTGTCCTTGAGGACAGGGACGGCTACATCTTTGGTGGCTTTGCTTCCTGCTCTTGGGAAGTTAAGCCTCAGTTTCAAG GGGACAACAGATGTTTCCTGTTCTCCATCACCCCCAGAATGGCCACGCACCTGCACACGGGCTACAATAACCACTTCATGTACTTGAATTGTGGACAGCAGACCATGCCCAATGGACTG GGCATGGGTGGGCAGCACCATTACTTTGGGCTTTGGCTGGCCGCCGACTTTGGGAAAGGACACAGCAAGGCCAAGCCCGCATGCACCACCTACAACAGCCCACAGCTGTCTGCCCAGGAAGACTTCCTGTTTGATAAGATGGAGGTGTGGGGACTTGGCAACCTCTCAGAGACATATGAG gGCAAGAACAAGAAGAGCATCCTGGACTCAAATCCCGAAGCCCGCTGCCTGTTGGAGATCAGTGGACTGGCAGGGCACAGCGAGGGACTGCGGGAAGTCCCCAAGAATGAAGACTGA